A genomic segment from Halomonas sp. TA22 encodes:
- a CDS encoding DUF721 domain-containing protein, protein MSIKVKRFRAQPVTRLLSGNGELGGLMRMASLIDHAQQELRYHLPEEVRPHVFVGGYRQGKLTLITDRAVWLTWLRYEQPRLLTLLRRLPEFEAVLGFTLKVRPIRPHKALPRQTRQLSPSAADEISLCADDTENPRLKQALQRLAAHAQRQQ, encoded by the coding sequence ATGAGTATAAAGGTTAAGCGTTTCCGCGCCCAGCCCGTGACCCGACTGCTTTCCGGTAACGGCGAGTTGGGCGGGTTGATGCGCATGGCCAGTCTCATCGATCATGCCCAGCAGGAGTTGCGTTACCACCTACCTGAAGAGGTGCGCCCGCATGTCTTTGTCGGTGGATACCGCCAAGGCAAGCTGACCCTGATCACCGACCGCGCGGTCTGGCTCACCTGGCTGCGCTACGAACAGCCACGGCTGCTGACCCTGCTGCGCCGTCTGCCCGAATTCGAGGCGGTACTGGGATTCACGCTAAAGGTGAGGCCAATTCGTCCGCACAAGGCCCTACCGCGCCAGACACGCCAACTGTCGCCAAGTGCCGCCGACGAGATTTCACTCTGCGCCGACGACACCGAGAACCCGCGCCTCAAGCAGGCCCTGCAGCGTCTCGCCGCACACGCCCAGCGCCAGCAGTAA
- the secA gene encoding preprotein translocase subunit SecA: MINSLLRKVVGSKNDREVKRLSKPVTQINELEPRFEALDDAALKAVTGEFRERIAGGETLDKLLPEAFAVVREASKRVMGMRHFDVQMIGGIALHRGRIAEMKTGEGKTLVATLAVYLNALPGKGVHVVTVNDYLATRDAEWMRPLYEFLGLSVGTIYAGQDSGQKRQAYACDITYGTNNEFGFDYLRDNMAFSLEDKVQRKLNYAIIDEVDSILIDEARTPLIISGPVEENTEMYKVVDRLAQQVVKCSDPEDPASGDFLLDEKQKQVELTEEGHHKVEALMRAEGLLGEEDSLYAVQNLNLLQHMHSALRARHLYQRDVDYIVNDGQVVIVDEHTGRSMPGRRWSEGLHQAVEAKEGVTVQRESQTLASTTFQNYFRLYDKLAGMTGTADTEAFEFRQIYGLDVMVIPTNRPLGRRDLNDLVYLSTEEKFEAIIKDVQAETAAGRPVLVGTASIESSEYLARLMKEANLTFNVLNAKQHQSEAEIIAQAGRPGAITIATNMAGRGTDIVLGGNWEAEVAKLENPDQAQIDTAKAAWQERHEAVLAAGGLHVIGSERHESRRIDNQLRGRSGRQGDPGSTRFFLSLEDSLMRLFGSDRVQRMMKALGIERGEAIEHKMVSNAVERAQKKVEGRNFDIRKQLLEYDDVANAQRRVIYEQRDEILGAEDVSANVRGIHEEVLEQAISDFVPPQSLPEQWDLEGLQAHLKTEFNLEAPLLEWAEADEHFHEEQLRERLQAQHRDAYAEKVKSVGEELMRRFEKQVMLQVLDTRWKEHLQAMDHLRRGIHLRGYAQKNPKQEYKRESFELFQILLANIKADITRILSHVKVRRQEEVEELERKRREALEREKAAAASRHDEYDTSPETPAAGEAAPGSDGKPLRREGPKVGRNDPCVCGSGKKYKQCCGKLN; this comes from the coding sequence ATGATCAATTCTCTGTTACGCAAGGTGGTCGGTTCCAAGAACGACCGCGAAGTCAAACGCCTGAGCAAGCCGGTCACGCAGATCAACGAGCTCGAGCCGCGCTTCGAGGCCCTCGACGATGCGGCGCTTAAGGCCGTTACTGGTGAGTTTCGCGAACGTATCGCTGGCGGCGAGACGCTGGACAAGCTATTGCCGGAAGCCTTTGCCGTGGTGCGCGAGGCGAGCAAGCGCGTCATGGGCATGCGCCATTTCGATGTACAGATGATCGGCGGCATCGCCCTGCATCGTGGTCGTATCGCCGAGATGAAGACCGGCGAGGGCAAGACGCTGGTCGCCACGCTCGCGGTATATCTCAATGCCCTGCCCGGCAAGGGCGTACACGTGGTCACCGTCAATGATTACCTGGCGACCCGCGACGCCGAGTGGATGCGCCCGCTCTACGAGTTCCTCGGATTGTCGGTGGGTACCATCTACGCCGGCCAGGATAGCGGCCAGAAGCGCCAGGCCTACGCCTGCGACATCACCTACGGCACCAACAACGAATTCGGCTTCGACTATCTGCGCGACAACATGGCCTTCTCGCTGGAGGACAAGGTTCAGCGCAAGCTCAACTACGCCATCATCGATGAGGTCGACTCGATCCTGATCGATGAGGCGCGCACGCCGCTGATCATTTCGGGACCGGTGGAAGAGAACACCGAGATGTACAAGGTGGTCGACCGCCTGGCTCAGCAAGTGGTCAAGTGCAGCGATCCGGAGGATCCGGCCAGTGGCGACTTCCTGCTCGACGAGAAACAGAAGCAGGTCGAGTTGACCGAAGAGGGGCACCACAAGGTCGAGGCACTGATGCGTGCCGAAGGCCTGCTGGGTGAAGAGGATTCCCTGTACGCCGTACAGAACCTCAACCTGCTCCAGCACATGCATTCGGCGCTGCGTGCGCGCCATCTCTACCAGCGCGATGTCGACTATATCGTCAATGATGGCCAGGTGGTGATCGTCGACGAGCATACCGGGCGCAGCATGCCGGGGCGCCGCTGGTCCGAAGGATTGCACCAGGCGGTGGAGGCCAAGGAAGGGGTAACGGTGCAACGCGAGAGCCAGACGCTGGCCTCGACGACGTTCCAGAACTATTTCCGCCTTTATGACAAATTGGCCGGCATGACCGGGACTGCCGACACCGAGGCGTTCGAGTTCCGCCAGATCTATGGCCTGGACGTAATGGTGATCCCCACCAACCGTCCGTTGGGGCGTCGCGATCTCAACGACCTCGTCTACCTCTCCACCGAAGAAAAGTTCGAAGCGATCATCAAGGATGTCCAGGCCGAGACGGCGGCGGGCAGGCCGGTACTGGTCGGTACGGCTTCCATCGAGAGCTCCGAGTATCTGGCCCGCCTCATGAAAGAGGCCAACCTGACATTCAACGTGCTCAATGCCAAGCAGCACCAGAGCGAGGCGGAGATTATCGCCCAAGCTGGGCGGCCGGGGGCAATCACCATCGCCACCAACATGGCCGGCCGGGGTACCGATATCGTGCTGGGGGGTAACTGGGAAGCCGAGGTGGCCAAGCTCGAGAATCCCGACCAAGCGCAGATCGATACTGCCAAGGCGGCATGGCAGGAGCGTCACGAGGCGGTATTGGCAGCGGGCGGTCTGCATGTGATCGGCTCCGAGCGTCACGAGTCGCGGCGCATCGACAATCAGCTGCGTGGGCGCTCCGGCCGTCAGGGTGATCCGGGCTCCACCCGCTTCTTCCTGTCGCTGGAAGATAGCCTGATGCGGCTATTCGGTTCCGATCGCGTTCAACGCATGATGAAGGCGCTGGGGATCGAGCGTGGCGAGGCGATCGAGCACAAGATGGTCTCAAACGCAGTGGAGCGTGCCCAGAAGAAGGTGGAGGGCCGCAACTTCGATATCCGCAAGCAGTTGCTCGAGTACGATGACGTGGCCAACGCCCAGCGTCGCGTGATCTACGAGCAGCGCGACGAGATCCTTGGCGCCGAGGATGTCTCCGCCAACGTGCGTGGCATCCATGAAGAGGTGCTGGAGCAGGCGATCAGCGATTTCGTCCCGCCCCAGAGCCTGCCCGAGCAGTGGGATCTGGAGGGATTGCAGGCGCATCTCAAGACCGAGTTCAACCTCGAGGCTCCGCTGCTGGAGTGGGCCGAAGCGGATGAGCATTTTCACGAAGAGCAGTTGCGCGAACGGCTGCAGGCCCAGCATCGCGATGCCTATGCTGAGAAAGTGAAGAGTGTGGGCGAGGAGTTGATGCGCCGTTTCGAGAAGCAGGTCATGCTGCAGGTGCTCGATACCCGTTGGAAGGAGCATCTTCAGGCCATGGATCACCTGCGCCGGGGTATCCACCTGCGAGGTTACGCGCAGAAGAATCCCAAGCAGGAGTACAAGCGCGAATCCTTCGAGCTGTTCCAGATCTTGCTGGCCAATATCAAGGCCGATATCACGCGCATCCTCAGTCATGTCAAGGTGCGCCGTCAAGAGGAGGTCGAGGAGCTTGAACGCAAGCGCCGTGAGGCGCTCGAGCGCGAGAAGGCCGCGGCCGCCAGCCGTCATGACGAGTATGATACCTCTCCCGAAACGCCGGCCGCTGGCGAAGCCGCACCGGGGAGCGACGGAAAACCGCTGCGTCGCGAGGGGCCCAAGGTCGGACGTAACGACCCCTGTGTCTGCGGGTCGGGCAAGAAGTACAAGCAGTGCTGTGGAAAACTCAACTAG